The bacterium genome includes a region encoding these proteins:
- a CDS encoding 2-oxoacid:acceptor oxidoreductase family protein, protein MAATGVLTKARTEILISGFGGQGVVRMGQILGLAAIRQGMRVTMLKSHGTETRGGYVRAQLVVAPEYVDSPVVEHADYFVAFSQSAYSKFYELASGAILYDPDMVTKVQPRDPERHVRVPATALAKERFNNALFANSIMLGALTRLAGLDAGAVRAAMLEVLPRFHDENATAFLLGCEL, encoded by the coding sequence GTGGCAGCCACGGGCGTTCTGACGAAGGCCCGCACCGAGATCCTGATCAGCGGCTTTGGCGGCCAGGGCGTCGTGCGGATGGGCCAGATCCTCGGCCTCGCCGCGATCCGTCAGGGGATGCGCGTCACGATGCTCAAGAGCCACGGCACCGAGACCCGCGGCGGCTACGTCCGCGCGCAGCTCGTGGTGGCGCCCGAATACGTCGACAGTCCGGTCGTGGAGCACGCCGACTACTTCGTCGCGTTCTCGCAGTCGGCTTACAGCAAGTTCTACGAGCTGGCCTCGGGGGCGATTCTGTACGACCCCGACATGGTGACGAAGGTGCAGCCGCGCGACCCGGAGCGGCACGTGCGCGTGCCGGCGACCGCGCTCGCGAAGGAGCGGTTCAACAACGCGCTGTTTGCCAACTCCATCATGCTGGGGGCGCTGACGCGCCTCGCCGGACTCGACGCCGGCGCGGTGCGCGCCGCGATGCTCGAGGTGCTGCCGCGGTTCCATGACGAGAACGCGACGGCGTTTCTACTGGGGTGCGAGCTCTAG
- a CDS encoding thiamine pyrophosphate-dependent enzyme, whose product MANRLVEKYLRPSQIPTKACHGCGIGMIENWILQAIDELGWSREDVVFITGIGCVGRQTYATWGGDNVGATHGRALAVATGLKVAQPDKKYVVVVGDGDAAAIGTSHLIHAARRNLGVTVICEDNMGYESTGGQFSPTTPAGYVMNSSPYGMVEPSFDPCDIVKAAGATFVAEYTAVQWLQTKKAIKKALQNDGFSFVHVRFQCNENFGAYALGTRDTVANIQWIEDHTRGVDRDGRPTEFTWETGIKHDASNSRPEFSRLLRDLNTRVAAGNGRGGHG is encoded by the coding sequence ATGGCCAACCGCCTGGTCGAGAAGTACCTGCGGCCGAGCCAGATCCCGACGAAAGCGTGCCACGGATGCGGCATCGGGATGATCGAGAACTGGATCCTGCAGGCCATCGACGAGCTGGGCTGGTCGCGGGAGGACGTCGTGTTCATCACCGGCATCGGCTGCGTCGGGCGGCAGACCTACGCGACCTGGGGCGGCGACAACGTCGGCGCGACCCACGGCCGCGCGCTCGCCGTAGCGACGGGCCTCAAGGTGGCCCAGCCCGACAAGAAGTACGTGGTGGTGGTCGGCGACGGCGACGCGGCGGCGATCGGGACGTCCCATCTGATCCACGCGGCGCGGCGCAACCTCGGCGTGACCGTGATCTGCGAAGACAACATGGGGTACGAGTCCACCGGCGGCCAGTTCTCGCCCACCACGCCGGCGGGGTACGTGATGAACTCCAGCCCGTACGGCATGGTCGAACCCAGCTTCGACCCGTGCGACATCGTGAAGGCCGCCGGGGCCACGTTCGTCGCCGAGTACACCGCGGTGCAGTGGCTGCAGACGAAGAAAGCGATCAAGAAGGCGCTGCAGAACGACGGGTTCTCCTTCGTGCACGTGCGGTTCCAGTGCAACGAGAACTTCGGCGCCTACGCGCTCGGCACGCGCGACACCGTCGCCAACATTCAGTGGATCGAGGACCACACCCGCGGCGTCGACCGCGACGGCAGGCCCACCGAGTTCACTTGGGAGACCGGTATCAAACATGACGCGAGCAACAGCCGGCCGGAGTTCTCGCGGCTGCTCCGCGACCTCAATACCCGCGTTGCCGCCGGGAACGGCCGGGGCGGTCACGGCTGA